The following are encoded together in the Malaya genurostris strain Urasoe2022 chromosome 3, Malgen_1.1, whole genome shotgun sequence genome:
- the LOC131436499 gene encoding cuticle protein 19-like, with translation MYKVIAVVACLAAVAVALPYKPVAQQPEHYSEPKDGPAQYKFEYGVKDDHTGDHKVQWEQRDGDVVKGSYSLDEPDGGHRIVEYHTDAHGGIQIQVKKVGGHAPAPVAHHEPIPVAPVPIKIKKHRY, from the exons ATGTACAAG GTTATCGCCGTCGTTGCCTGTTTGGCTGCCGTAGCCGTCGCCCTGCCATACAAACCGGTAGCCCAGCAGCCGGAGCATTACAGTGAACCGAAGGACGGGCCAGCGCAGTACAAGTTCGAGTACGGTGTTAAGGATGATCACACCGGTGACCACAAGGTACAGTGGGAACAACGGGACGGAGACGTCGTCAAGGGTTCGTACAGTTTGGATGAACCCGACGGTGGCCACCGTATTGTCGAGTACCACACCGATGCCCACGGTGGAATCCAGATCCAGGTGAAGAAAGTCGGGGGACATGCTCCAGCTCCGGTTGCTCACCATGAACCCATCCCGGTGGCACCGGTTCCCATTAAGATCAAGAAACATCGGTATTAG